One window of the Colletotrichum destructivum chromosome 6, complete sequence genome contains the following:
- a CDS encoding Putative quinoprotein amine dehydrogenase, beta chain yields the protein MQASSGMLTKFESKSSRAKGIAFHPKRPWILVALHSSTIQLWDYRMGTLIDRFEEHDGPVRGIDFHKTQPLFVSGGDDYKIKVWSYQTRRCLFTLNGHLDYVRTVFFHHELPWILSASDDQTIRIWNWQNRSLICTMTGHNHYAMCAQFHPKEDLIVSASLDQSVRVWDISGLRKKHSAPTSMTFEDQVARSNQNQADMFGNTDAVVKFVLEGHDRGVNWVAFHPTMPLIVSAGDDRLVKLWRMSETKAWEVDTCRGHFQNASGCLFHPHQDLILSVGEDKTIRVWDLNKRTAVQSFKRENDRFWVIAAHPEINLFAAGHDNGVMVFKLERERPASSVYQNNLFYITKEKHVKSYDFQKSIESPTLLSLKKLGSPWTPPRTLSYNPAERSVLVTSPSDSGSYELINLPRDGSGAIEPTESKRGQGNSAIFVARNRFAVLNTSSQTIDIKDLSNNTTRSFKPPVGTSDIYFGGTGNLLIITPTAVHLYDIQQKKSVAELAVNGVKYVVWSNDGLYAALLSKHNVTIVTKALEQVSTLHETIRIKSATWDDAGVLLYSTLNHIKYTLLNGDNGIVRTLDQTVYLVRVKGRNVYCLDRAAKPKVLHVDPTEYRFKLALVKRNYEEMLHIIQNSSLVGQSIISYLQKKGYPEIALQFVQDPTTRFELAIECGNLDVAVEMAKELDRPKLWQRLSAEALAHGNHQVVEMAYQKLKQFDKLSFLYLSTGDHSKLARMAKIAEHRGDFTARFQNALFLGEVEDRIQMFKEIDLYPLAYMTAKSHGLEEECQAILEATGLTEEQLETPTIGEALTPPKPVVPTFKANWPTKATSQSVFEKALLGQVEGLSLDDAPAAANGFDDAAEDDGAVKKNGNLIDVDDEEDAAGWDLGDDVVPEIEGDFVNVDSAEAGGAGSSEADLWARNSPLAVDHVAGGSFESAMQLLNRQVGAVNFAPLKPRFLEVYQASKTYLPASANLPPLVNYVRRTIDETDPRKVLPIVPRDLEFLATNDLQQGYNSMKTNKLEDGLKVFKGILHAILINAVSSESEVAEAKKLITSASEYAVAMEIELSRRQLGTTGEQLKRGLELSAYFTIPKIEVPHRQLALHNAMQLAIRNKNYGSALSFANRIIANGGSSKLTENAKKAKAQCERNPSDAIEIEFDQFAEFDVCAASHTPIYSGTAYEECAFDGSKYHSKYKGSVCKVCEVCEIGKHGSGLKLFA from the exons ATGCAGGCCTCCTCGGGCATGTTGACCAAG TTCGAGTCCAAGTCCTCGCGCGCCAAGGGCATCGCCTTCCATCCCAAGAG ACCATGGATCCTCGTCGCGCTTCACTCCTCCACCATCCAGCTCTGGGACTACCGCATGGGAACATTGATCGATCGATTCGAGGAACACGATGGCCCTGTTCGAGGAATTGATTTCCACAAGACGCAGCCCCTCTTCGTGTCGGGAGGCGACGACTACAAGATCAAGGTCTGGTCTTACCAGACCCGCCGATGCCTCTTCACATTGAACGGACATCTCGACTACGTCCGCACCGTTTTCTTCCATCACGAGCTGCCATGGATCCTGTCCGCCTCTGATGACCAGACCATCAGGATATGGAACTGGCAAAATCGCTCCTTGA TCTGCACAATGACAGGACACAACCACTACGCCATGTGCGCTCAGTTCCATCCCAAGGAGGACCTCATCGTCTCCGCCTCTCTCGACCAGTCCGTCCGCGTCTGGGACATTTCCGGCTTGCGCAAGAAGCACTCGGCACCCACATCGATGACTTTCGAAGACCAGGTCGCCCGCTCGAACCAGAACCAGGCCGATATGTTTGGTAACACCGACGCCGTTGTCAAGTTCGTGTTGGAAGGCCATGACCGTGGTGTGAACTGGGTTGCGTTCCATCCCACCATGCCCCTCATTGTCTCTGCTGGCGACGACAGGCTTGTCAAGCTTTGGCGCATGAGCGAGACCAAGGCTTGGGAGGTCGATACTTGCAGGGGGCATTTCCAGAACGCATCTGGCTGCTTATTCCACCCCCACCAAGACCTGATCCTCTCCGTCGGCGAAGACAAGACCATCCGCGTTTGGGACCTCAACAAGCGCACCGCTGTTCAATCATTCAAGCGCGAGAACGACCGATTCTGGGTCATAGCTGCCCACCCCGAGATCAACTTGTTCGCCGCTGGCCACGACAATGGCGTTATGGTCTTCAAgctcgagagagagagaccggCATCTTCGGTGTACCAGAACAACCTCTTCTACATCACTAAGGAGAAGCACGTCAAATCGTACGACTTCCAGAAGAGCATTGAGAGCCCGACTCTCCTGTCACTCAAGAAGCTTGGCAGCCCCTGGACCCCGCCGCGAACTCTTTCCTACAACCCTGCTGAGCGCTCCGTGCTTGTTACATCTCCCTCAGACAGCGGGTCTTACGAGTTGATTAACCTCCCTCGCGATGGATCCGGTGCGATCGAGCCTACGGAGTCGAAGCGTGGCCAGGGCAACTCGgccatcttcgtcgcccGCAACCGTTTTGCCGTTTTGAACACCTCCAGCCAGACAATCGACATCAAGGACTTGTCCAACAACACGACTCGGTCCTTCAAGCCTCCTGTCGGAACGAGCGATATCTACTTCGGTGGTACTGGCAAcctcctcatcatcaccCCGACAGCTGTTCATCTCTACGACATCCAGCAAAAGAAGAGCGTTGCCGAGCTGGCAGTCAACGGTGTCAAGTACGTGGTCTGGTCGAATGATGGTCTCTACGCCGCTCTCCTGAGCAAGCACAACGTTACCATTGTCACAAAGGCACTTGAGCAGGTTAGCACTCTGCATGAGACTATCCGCATCAAGAGCGCAACTTGGGATGACGCTGGTGTTCTGCTGTACTCGACTCTCAACCATATCAAGTATACGCTCCTCAACGGCGACAACGGCATCGTCCGCACTCTCGACCAGACTGTTTACCTGGTCCGTGTCAAGGGCCGCAATGTGTACTGCCTGGACAGAGCGGCAAAACCTAAGGTTCTTCACGTTGACCCGACCGAGTACCGATTCAAGCTTGCGCTAGTTAAGCGAAACTACGAGGAGATGCTTCACATCATTCAGAACTCCAGTCTCGTCGGTCAATCCATCATCTCCTACCTCCAGAAGAAGGGCTACCCCGAAATTGCTCTCCAGTTTGTGCAAGACCCCACGACCCGCTTCGAGCTCGCCATCGAGTGCGGAAACCTTGATGTTGCCGTTGAGATggccaaggagctggacCGCCCTAAGCTGTGGCAAAGACTGAGCGCGGAAGCTTTGGCCCATGGCAACCATCAagtcgtcgagatggcctACCAAAAGCTGAAGCAGTTCGACAAGCTCTCCTTTTTGTACCTGTCTACTGGTGACCACTCCAAACTTGCTCGCATGGCCAAGATCGCCGAGCACCGCGGTGACTTCACTGCAAGGTTCCAGAACGCCCTGttcctcggcgaggttgaAGACCGAATCCAGATGTTTAAGGAAATTGATCTTT ACCCGTTGGCGTATATGACCGCTAAATCTCATGGCCTTGAGGAGGAGTGCCAAGCCATTCTTGAGGCAACTGGTCTCACGGAGGAGCAGCTTGAAACCCCGACGATCGGAGAGGCGCTGACGCCACCGAAGCCTGTGGTACCCACATTCAAAGCCAACTGGCCCACAAAGGCGACCTCGCAATCGGTATTTGAGAAGGCTCTGTTGGGCCAAGTTGAGGGCCTGTCTTTGGATGACGCGCCTGCCGCTGCCAATGGcttcgacgatgccgccgaagacgacggcgctgTCAAGAAGAACGGCAACCTTatcgatgtcgacgatgaagaggatgccGCAGGCTGGGATCtgggcgatgatgtcgtTCCCGAGATCGAGGGCGACTTCGTGAATGTTGACAGCGCAGAGGCAGGGGGTGCTGGCAGCAGCGAGGCCGATCTTTGGGCTCGCAACTCCCCTCTTGCCGTAGATCATGTTGCGGGTGGCTCGTTCGAGTCGGCAATGCAACTGCTCAACAGACAAGTGGGAGCCGTCAACTTTGCACCCTTGAAGCCTCGCTTCCTTGAAGTTTACCAGGCATCAAAAACATATCTGCCGGCCTCTGCTAATCTTCCTCCGTTGGTCAACTACGTGCGGCGCACGATTGACGAGACGGACCCTAGAAAGGTGCTGCCGATTGTACCTCGCGACCTCGAGTTCCTCGCTACCAACGACCTTCAGCAGGGGTACAACTCTATGAAGACGAACAAACTCGAGGATGGTCTCAAAGTCTTCAAGGGCATCCTTCACGCCAtcctcatcaacgccgtGTCCAGCGAAagcgaggtggccgaggccaagaaacTCATCACATCCGCCAGCGAGTATGCTGTGGCTATGGAGATTGAGCTCAGCCGTCGCCAGCTTGGCACCACGGGCGAGCAACTCAAGCGCGGTCTTGAGCTCTCTGCCTATTTCACCATCCCCAAGATCGAGGTTCCCCACCGACAGCTTGCCCTGCACAACGCGATGCAGCTCGCGATAAGGAACAAGAACTACGGATCAGCCCTCAGCTTCGCCAACCGCATCATTGCCAACGGCGGCTCGAGCAAGCTGACGGAGAAC GCCAAGAAGGCAAAGGCGCAATGCGAGCGTAACCCCTCGGATGCCATTGAGATTGAATTTGACCAGTTTGCCGAGTTTGACGTCTGCGCGGCAAGCCACACACCCATCTACAGCGGTACTGCATACGAGGAGTGCGCCTTCGACGGTTCCAAATACCACAGCAAGTACAAAGGCAGCGTCTGCAAGGTTTGCGAGGTCTGCGAGATTGGTAAGCACGGCAGTGGCCTGAAGCTCTTCGCGTAA
- a CDS encoding Putative proteasome component (PCI) domain, 26S proteasome non-ATPase regulatory subunit Rpn12 codes for MAERNLQQVLTQLRGKGSSLPYAESSALLSKAKLHLLQLNALTPSSGPAQQQTSPQLLALARETYEHGALASIRAKNPDAFTRYVQQLQPFYELPSNLLPPNLADRNKVTGLYLLLLLTQGRYAEFHSELESLANREGGGDSSAVEGDKYLGYPIRLERWLMEGSYDRVWNALKSREVPSEEYGVFSEILTFQIRSEIASSSERAYPSLPISSAKSLLFLDSEGDVISFAQQRGWILKDGQIFFPDTAEGVAAEDGTTDKEMSQMVIENTLGYARELETIV; via the exons ATGGCCGAACGCAACCTCCAACAAGTTCTCACCCAGCTCCGCGGCAAGGGCTCCTCCCTGCCCTACGCTGAATCCTCTGCCCTCCTCTCCAAGGCCAAGCTTCACCTCCTCCAGCTCAACGCACTCACCCCGTCATCCGGCCCCGCACAGCAACAGACGTCGCcccagctcctcgccctcgcccgcgagACGTACGAGcacggcgccctcgcctccaTCCGCGCAAAGAACCCGGACGCCTTCACCCGCTACGTTCAGCAGCTCCAGCCCTTCTACGAGCTCCCCTCCAACCTCCTTCCGCCCAACTTGGCCGACCGCAACAAGGTTACCGGCCTCtacctgctcctgctcctcaCCCAGGGTCGCTACGCAGAGTTTCATTCGGAGCTCGAGAGCCTCGCTAACCGCGAGGGTGGTGGCGACAGCAGCGCCGTGGAGGGTGACAAGTACCTCGGCTACCCCATCCGTCTCGAGAGGTGGTTGATGGAGGGGAGCTACGACCGCGTATGGAACGCTCTCAAGAGCCGTGAGGTGCCGAGCGAGGAGTACGGGGTCTTTTCAGAG ATTCTCACGTTCCAAATCCGCTCCGAAATCGCCTCGAGCAGCGAGCGCGCCTATCCGAGTCTGCCCATCAGCTCCGCAAAGTCGCTGCTCTTTCTCGActccgagggcgacgtcATTTCATTCGCCCAACAACGCGGTTGGATTCTGAAGGACGGTCAGATCTTCTTCCCCGATACCGCGGAGggtgtcgccgccgaggacggtaCTACCGATAAAGAAATGAGCCAGATGGTGATAGAGAACACCCTCGGCTACGCGAGGGAACTCGAGACCATCGTGTAG
- a CDS encoding Putative glutathionylspermidine synthase, pre-ATP-grasp-like domain-containing protein has protein sequence MRRVPVEKRSNSTRLVQSQGLVFADLVPSDASEPYWPDDRYYSFTLEEITLLEHAAKDVFDMCCEAAEYLVGHPDVITSKMAVPAFALKQIKESWDREPAWGSIYGRFDVCFGGLNHPDPRLRVPRFYEFNADTPTTLVEAASIQWLWLEQTGHGNDQFNNLTEALIEGWKRNLTLIEKELGHKPTVYFAVGEGDPTGEDAMNTMLLMDTCEQAGWSTKAMSMEEISLSTKDERFYDMQGNHIDVIFKLYPWEYMVEQQFAEACFKDMDNIGKRDDEGNYIGGTVWIESPYRMLWSNKSLLAILWDLFKDDPRSKWLLPAYFDGEAPASLTSFARKPIFAREGVDIVLKDNGKVIQDESAGVYGAEGYVVQELALPPEFKDAQDKSHYPVLGLWMIDGEIAGMGIREDESPVTTNASVFIPHSIEDGPVNYQRQTVPDEDGIELALRVDALHDQFDEGGENDLISYIKRVVI, from the coding sequence ATGCGTCGTGTCCCCGtggagaagaggagcaaCTCCACGCGTCTCGTGCAGAGCCAAGGCTTGGtcttcgccgacctcgtcccGTCCGACGCCTCGGAGCCCTACTGGCCGGACGACCGATACTACTCCTTCACGCTCGAGGAAATTACACTCCTCGAGcacgccgccaaggacgtTTTTGACATGTGTTGCGAGGCGGCCGAATACCTCGTCGGGCACCCGGACGTTATCACCAGCAAGATGGCGGTCCCCGCTTTTGCGCTCAAGCAGATCAAGGAATCGTGGGACCGCGAGCCCGCCTGGGGCAGCATCTACGGGCGCTTCGATGTCTGCTTCGGGGGCCTCAACCACCCAGACCCGAGACTGCGTGTGCCGAGGTTTTACGAGTTCAACGCGGACACGCCCACGaccctcgtcgaggcggctTCCATCCAGTGGCTGTGGCTCGAGCAGACCGGCCACGGCAACGACCAGTTTAACAACCTAACTGAGGCATTGATTGAAGGATGGAAGCGCAACCTTACGCTTATTGAAAAAGAGCTTGGCCATAAGCCAACCGTCTACTTTGCTGTTGGCGAAGGCGACCCCACAGGCGAGGATGCTATGAACACGATGCTCCTAATGGACACATGCGAACAGGCGGGCTGGTCCACTAAAGCCATGTCTATGGAGGAGATCTCCCTGTCTACTAAGGACGAACGCTTCTACGACATGCAGGGCAACCACATTGACGTCATCTTCAAGCTCTACCCGTGGGAGTATATGGTCGAACAGCAGTTCGCAGAAGCGTGCTTCAAAGACATGGACAACATCGGCAAGCGCGACGATGAGGGAAATTACATCGGCGGGACTGTCTGGATCGAGTCGCCGTATAGGATGCTGTGGAGCAACAAGTCGCTCCTGGCGATCCTCTGGGACCTGTTCAAGGATGATCCGCGGTCCAAGTGGTTGCTCCCGGCGTACTTCGACGGCGAGGCACCTGCTTCGCTGACCAGCTTTGCACGCAAGCCCATCTTCGCACGTGAAGGTGTCGATATCGTGCTGAAGGACAACGGCAAGGTGATACAGGATGAGTCTGCGGGAGTGTACGGAGCAGAGGGATATGTCGTGCAGGAGCTTGCGTTACCGCCCGAGTTCAAGGATGCACAGGACAAGTCGCATTATCCCGTGCTTGGTCTCTGGATGATCGACGGCGAAATAGCGGGGATGGGAATCCGCGAGGACGAGTCGCCGGTGACCACCAACGCCTCGGTATTTATTCCACATTCCATTGAGGATGGGCCCGTCAACTACCAGCGGCAGACAGTTCCTGATGAAGACGGAATCGAACTGGCGCTTAGAGTCGATGCGCTCCATGATCAGTTCGATGAGGGTGGGGAGAACGATTTGATCAGTTATATCAAGAGAGTTGTAATCTAG